The nucleotide sequence AGAACGAACTCCTCCAGCTCTGGCAGGAATCGGACAAGGCGGTCGTGTTCATCACCCACGACCTGGACGAGGCCATCGCCCTGTCCGACGAGGTGGTCATCCTCGGGGCCGGGCCGGGCAGCACCGTCGTCGGCAGCTACGAGATCGACATCCCCCGCCCGCGGGACCTGCTTGATATCCGGGACGATCCCAAGTTCGTCGAGCTCCACAGAGAAATCTGGGGGCGTCTCAAGGTTGAGGTGTCCAAGACCTACGAATCAGCACGGGAAGAGGAAGAGAGCGACGCAGCATGACTGTGGCACCGGTTTCCAAGAAAACACAACGCTTTCCCCTCCGGAAGGAACGGGGTGCGCCGGCAGCCCAGCACCCCAAACGCAGGCGGGGTGAAGCATCGAACTTCTCCATTCGGATGGGACAACTGGGCCTCGCCGCCGTTGTCCTCGGCGCGTGGGAAGTGCTGGGACGCGTTGGCGTCATCGACCCGTTCTTCTTCCCCCTGCCCTCCGACATCCTGATGACGGTATGGGTCTGGATCTCCAGCGGCTTCGTCTTCCCTCATCTGTGGATCACCCTGCAGGAATCGATCCTGGCATTCCTGACGGGTGCGGCGGCCGGCCTGGTCCTGGGCTTCCTTCTGGCGCGGGTCCGTTTCCTGGAGCGGCTCCTGGACCCGTTCCTGCAGATGTTCAATGCCCTTCCCCGGGTGGTGCTGGCCCCGATCTTCCTGCTGTGGTTCGGCCTGGGGATCTGGTCAAAGGTCGCCTTCGGCTTCACCCTGGTGTTCTTCATCGTCTTCTTCAACACCCTCGAGGGCGTCAAGAGCGTGGACCGGGTTCTCGTGGACAACGCACGCATGCTGGGGGCGTCGGAGAAGCAGCTCCTCCGCCACGTCTTCATCCCCAGCGCCCTGACCTGGATCTTCTCCAGCCTGCACATCAGCGTAGGTTTTGCCATCACCGGTGCCGTGGTGGGTGAGTACCTCGGAGCTTCCGCCGGTGTGGGCTACGCCATCGCCCAGGCCCAAGGTGTCTTCGATACCAAAGGGGTCTTCGCCGGCATGTTCATCCTGATGTTCGTGGTCCTGATCATCGACCTCCTCGTCAACCGCCTCGAACGGCACCTCCTGAGGTGGCGCCCGGTCCGGTCCTCGTAACCCATCACCATCACCGCCTGAAAGGGAACCCCATGACACAGAACCAAACCCGGCACCGGCGCCGGAAGCTCTTCCGCCCGCTGACCCTGCTTGCCTCCGCTGCCCTGGCCCTCTCGGCCTGCGGCGCCCCTGCGGCTGCACCTCCGGGCCAGGGCGGGACCGGCGCTGCCGGCGGGGAAGGCACCAAGGTGATCATCGGCGTCGGCGGCCAGACTCTCCTGACCTACCTTCCCACCACGCTGGCCCAGCAGCTGGGCTACTACAAGGATGAGGGCCTGAACGTCGAACTCCAGGACCTGCAGGGCGGCTCGAAAGCGCTCACCGCGATGGTGGGCGGCAGCACAAATGTCACCAGCGGATACTACGAGCACACCATCCAGATGCAGGCCAAGAACCAGCCCATCAAGGCGTTCGTTGACATGGGCCAGTCGTCGGGACTTGCCCTCCTCGTGGCGCCGAAGAATGAGGGCAAGATCAAGTCCATTGCGGATCTCAAGGGCAAGAACGTCGGCGTGACCTCACCGGGGTCCTCCACTGACATGTTCGTTAAGTTCCTGCTGGCCAAGAACGGCATGCAGCAGACAGATGCCGCCGTATCAGCCATCGGCGCCGGGTCCTCTGCCGTTGCCGCCGTGGAGCAGAACCAGGTGGATGCGGCGGTGATGCTCGAACCTGACGTCTCCGTACTCGCAAAGCGGATAGGCCACGATCCGGTGCTGCTGGAAGACGTCCGGACCGTGGAGGGGCTGAAGGAAGTATTCGACACCGGCTCATGGCCGTCCTCCTCCCTCTACGCCAAGACCGAATGGCTGGACCAGAACAAGGAAACCGCGGGCAAGCTCGCCAAGGCGATCAAGCGCACCCTCGAATTCATCGACGGCCATTCCGGCGAGGAGATTGCCGCGAAAATGCCTGAGAAGTTCGCTGGCGGGGACAAGGAGCTCTACGCCAAAGTCATTGAGGACCTGAAGAAGACGCTCAGCAAGGACGGATCCTTTACCGAGGACGGCGCCCAGGCGGTCCTGAAGACACAGCGGGTGGCCAACCCGGAGGTCGGGGACAAGGACATCAAGCTGGAGGACACCTACACGAACGAATTCGTGAAGTAGCACCAGCC is from Arthrobacter sp. QXT-31 and encodes:
- a CDS encoding ABC transporter permease, yielding MTVAPVSKKTQRFPLRKERGAPAAQHPKRRRGEASNFSIRMGQLGLAAVVLGAWEVLGRVGVIDPFFFPLPSDILMTVWVWISSGFVFPHLWITLQESILAFLTGAAAGLVLGFLLARVRFLERLLDPFLQMFNALPRVVLAPIFLLWFGLGIWSKVAFGFTLVFFIVFFNTLEGVKSVDRVLVDNARMLGASEKQLLRHVFIPSALTWIFSSLHISVGFAITGAVVGEYLGASAGVGYAIAQAQGVFDTKGVFAGMFILMFVVLIIDLLVNRLERHLLRWRPVRSS
- a CDS encoding ABC transporter substrate-binding protein; translated protein: MTQNQTRHRRRKLFRPLTLLASAALALSACGAPAAAPPGQGGTGAAGGEGTKVIIGVGGQTLLTYLPTTLAQQLGYYKDEGLNVELQDLQGGSKALTAMVGGSTNVTSGYYEHTIQMQAKNQPIKAFVDMGQSSGLALLVAPKNEGKIKSIADLKGKNVGVTSPGSSTDMFVKFLLAKNGMQQTDAAVSAIGAGSSAVAAVEQNQVDAAVMLEPDVSVLAKRIGHDPVLLEDVRTVEGLKEVFDTGSWPSSSLYAKTEWLDQNKETAGKLAKAIKRTLEFIDGHSGEEIAAKMPEKFAGGDKELYAKVIEDLKKTLSKDGSFTEDGAQAVLKTQRVANPEVGDKDIKLEDTYTNEFVK